The Candidatus Eremiobacterota bacterium nucleotide sequence GAGCTTTACGGCACCAACCTTGCAAGCGACAACGGGGCAGGAACCCTGGAGGCAAAGAACCTGGCAACCAAGTATAACCGCCGTATAGTGTTTCCCAGCGGTGTGAGGGTCACGAGCAATTACGACATGGTCAACAATGCCTATTTTACCCCTACCGACATGAGGCTTTCCTCGTCGGGCGCCATCATAAGCGGTGTGCAGTTCATTGTAAAGAGCGAAGCGACGCTTGCCGAGTACTCGGCTACCCTCACCAACGCGGGGCAGGTTAAAATCCAGGTGAGGGACAACAACTGCTC carries:
- a CDS encoding prepilin-type N-terminal cleavage/methylation domain-containing protein, translated to MKTARRGFTLVELIVAIAVAGIIMAIAVPQYIGYKSRLIAKSEALKFEAFLAEAKETSKKYCTSIELYGTNLASDNGAGTLEAKNLATKYNRRIVFPSGVRVTSNYDMVNNAYFTPTDMRLSSSGAIISGVQFIVKSEATLAEYSATLTNAGQVKIQVRDNNCSPWKEL